One window from the genome of Acinetobacter sp. LoGeW2-3 encodes:
- a CDS encoding lysophospholipid acyltransferase family protein: MQVKHDAAWIKRLSGLSKLYFTPTFLGAEHIDASRPAMYVGNHSIYGVFDSPMIIDYLYNEHKVAVVSIADHSHFYIPLWREIFKKFGAIDGVQEYVRKVMRQGYSILVFPGGGREVLKREGEQYQLIWKQRYGFLKLAQEFDYDIIPFAALGGDEIFEIGFDARQVVENKYFQKLLKVPTLNKLLRKGDVIPSLPKNLFPKRLPFYFQFQPSLSISAIQNQDDMTLFRDQIQQQIYQALEELKNIRESELQSNSS; this comes from the coding sequence TTGCAAGTGAAGCATGATGCAGCCTGGATCAAACGCCTAAGCGGATTGTCCAAGCTGTATTTCACGCCGACCTTTTTGGGCGCTGAGCATATCGATGCTTCACGACCTGCAATGTATGTCGGTAATCATTCGATCTATGGGGTGTTTGATTCACCGATGATTATTGATTACCTGTACAACGAACATAAAGTGGCTGTGGTTAGTATTGCGGATCACAGCCATTTTTATATTCCGCTGTGGCGTGAAATCTTCAAGAAGTTCGGTGCGATTGATGGCGTGCAGGAATATGTGCGCAAAGTCATGCGTCAGGGCTATTCGATTCTGGTCTTTCCGGGCGGTGGACGTGAAGTCCTGAAACGCGAAGGCGAGCAGTACCAGCTGATCTGGAAACAGCGCTATGGCTTTTTAAAGCTGGCCCAAGAGTTTGACTACGATATCATCCCGTTTGCCGCGCTTGGCGGTGATGAAATATTCGAGATTGGTTTTGATGCCCGTCAGGTCGTAGAAAATAAATATTTTCAGAAACTCCTCAAAGTCCCTACACTGAATAAACTTTTGCGTAAAGGCGATGTCATTCCTTCCTTGCCGAAAAATCTGTTTCCCAAGCGTCTACCTTTCTATTTTCAGTTTCAGCCATCGTTATCAATCTCTGCTATACAAAACCAAGACGATATGACCCTATTCCGGGATCAGATTCAGCAACAGATCTATCAGGCACTTGAAGAATTAAAAAATATCCGGGAATCTGAGCTGCAATCGAATTCCTCATAA
- a CDS encoding beta-ketoacyl-ACP synthase III, with protein MGIRITGTGLFHPTDFITNEELVESLNAYVEQYNQDNADKIAAGEIEALRGSSAEFIEKASGIKRRYVAEKTGILDPKRLRPLLHERSNEELSIQAEWGVAAAKQAMENAGVTAEDIDVVILSCSNIQRAYPALAIEIQTALGIQGYAYDMNVACSAATFGIKQAADAIKSGARRVLLINVEITSGHTDFRSRDCHFIFGDVATASIIEDTETKTGFEVEDIELFTQFSNNIRNNFGYLNMSEVDADIDNNRFRQDGRKVFKEVCPLVAKMITKQLEKNQIEPTNVKRFWLHQANVNMNELILKLIVGKEHAKSELVPLILDEFANTSSAGVIIALHRTAHEVNDGEYGVLCSFGAGYSVGSILVKKHVA; from the coding sequence ATGGGCATCCGCATTACAGGTACTGGTCTGTTTCATCCGACAGATTTCATTACCAATGAAGAGTTAGTTGAAAGTTTAAATGCTTATGTGGAACAGTATAACCAGGATAATGCTGACAAAATCGCTGCGGGCGAAATTGAAGCATTGCGTGGTTCAAGTGCAGAATTTATTGAAAAAGCTTCTGGCATCAAACGCCGTTATGTAGCTGAGAAAACCGGTATTCTGGATCCAAAACGTCTTCGTCCTTTGTTACATGAACGTTCAAATGAAGAACTGTCTATTCAGGCAGAGTGGGGCGTGGCTGCAGCAAAACAGGCGATGGAAAATGCAGGTGTAACTGCAGAAGACATCGATGTTGTGATTTTATCATGTTCAAATATTCAACGTGCTTATCCAGCGCTTGCCATTGAAATCCAAACCGCTTTGGGCATCCAAGGCTATGCATATGACATGAATGTTGCATGTTCTGCAGCAACTTTTGGGATCAAACAAGCGGCTGATGCGATCAAGTCTGGCGCGCGCCGTGTATTGCTGATCAATGTTGAAATCACCTCTGGTCATACCGATTTCCGTTCACGTGACTGTCACTTCATTTTCGGTGATGTAGCGACCGCTTCAATCATTGAAGACACTGAGACTAAAACTGGTTTCGAAGTTGAAGATATCGAACTATTCACGCAGTTCTCGAATAACATCCGTAACAACTTCGGCTATCTAAACATGAGCGAAGTGGATGCTGATATCGACAATAACCGTTTCCGTCAGGACGGTCGTAAGGTGTTCAAAGAAGTTTGTCCACTGGTTGCCAAGATGATCACCAAGCAACTGGAAAAGAATCAAATTGAACCAACCAATGTAAAACGTTTCTGGTTGCACCAGGCGAACGTGAACATGAATGAATTGATCCTGAAACTGATCGTGGGTAAAGAACACGCCAAGTCAGAATTGGTTCCATTGATTCTGGATGAGTTCGCAAATACATCTTCAGCGGGTGTGATCATTGCATTACACCGTACTGCACATGAAGTGAATGACGGTGAATATGGCGTATTGTGTTCATTCGGTGCGGGCTACTCTGTAGGCTCAATCCTGGTGAAAAAGCACGTCGCTTAA
- a CDS encoding AAA family ATPase, translated as MKQETALKLLKAGENVFLTGSAGAGKTYTLNQYINYLKARKVSVAITASTGIAATHMNGMTIHTWAGIGIKDFLSEEDLKRMKERKYLKEHLENAQVLIIDEISMLHAKQLNLVNQVLKYFKESDEAFGGIQVIVAGDFFQLPPVGKNDERNRDKFCFMSDAWVEAKFRVCYLTEQHRQGNDYLNDILNAIRAQAIGTEHRTALQGTRHQEIGETYTRLYTHNMDVDSINFRHLNEIDNEPRQFDAQCDGNDKLIETLKSSVRAPETLTLKKHAKVMFVKNNFDLGYINGSLGEVIGFEEDDEFGVLPKVKLTDGTTLLVEPETWSVDNEAGKTIASFQQIPLRLAWAITIHKSQGMTLEAAEIDLSHTFEKGQGYVALSRLKTLDGLRLKGFNEQALELDSLAIKADRRFQELSSEAEEHFENIDLTKQHNAFIRHCGGTLNETEIQRNEKKLAKNGGKQNYAAATLDETRELFESGYDIADIATERGLTPATIINHLGRLQKEQGLDISVAHPGEEVVEQVRKIYKRLTKRQNSDHFNDDGSIKLRPIVELTSPRMGYDQVRLALLFVE; from the coding sequence ATGAAACAGGAAACTGCACTCAAATTACTCAAAGCGGGCGAAAATGTATTTTTAACAGGCTCGGCTGGTGCGGGGAAAACCTATACCCTGAATCAATATATCAATTATTTAAAAGCGCGTAAGGTATCTGTCGCTATTACAGCCTCTACAGGGATTGCCGCCACGCATATGAATGGCATGACGATTCATACCTGGGCGGGTATCGGGATCAAGGATTTCTTGTCAGAAGAAGACCTGAAACGCATGAAAGAGCGCAAATACCTGAAGGAACACCTGGAAAATGCGCAGGTATTAATTATCGACGAGATTTCCATGCTGCATGCCAAGCAGCTGAATCTGGTCAATCAGGTACTCAAATATTTCAAAGAATCTGATGAAGCTTTTGGTGGGATTCAGGTCATTGTGGCCGGGGATTTCTTTCAGTTACCGCCTGTAGGCAAAAATGATGAACGTAACCGGGATAAATTCTGCTTTATGTCGGATGCCTGGGTCGAAGCGAAATTCCGAGTTTGCTATCTGACTGAACAGCACCGTCAGGGCAATGACTATCTGAATGATATTCTGAATGCGATTCGTGCGCAGGCGATTGGTACAGAGCACCGAACTGCCTTGCAAGGAACGCGTCATCAGGAGATTGGCGAAACCTATACCCGTTTGTATACCCATAATATGGATGTGGACAGCATTAATTTCCGACACTTAAATGAAATTGATAATGAACCACGCCAGTTTGATGCTCAGTGTGATGGCAATGACAAGCTGATTGAAACCTTGAAATCTTCAGTGCGTGCCCCAGAAACCCTGACTTTGAAAAAACATGCCAAAGTGATGTTTGTCAAAAACAACTTTGATCTGGGTTATATCAATGGCAGCTTGGGTGAAGTCATTGGCTTTGAAGAAGACGATGAATTTGGTGTATTGCCTAAAGTCAAACTGACAGATGGAACGACTTTGCTGGTAGAGCCAGAAACCTGGTCTGTGGACAATGAAGCGGGTAAGACCATTGCCAGTTTTCAGCAGATTCCATTACGTCTGGCATGGGCGATTACTATTCATAAATCACAGGGGATGACGCTGGAAGCTGCCGAAATTGACCTGAGCCATACCTTTGAAAAAGGTCAGGGCTATGTGGCACTTTCCCGGTTAAAAACTCTAGATGGTTTACGCCTGAAAGGCTTTAATGAACAGGCACTGGAACTGGATAGTCTGGCCATTAAGGCAGACCGTCGTTTTCAGGAATTATCGAGTGAAGCCGAAGAGCATTTTGAAAATATCGATTTAACCAAGCAGCACAATGCCTTTATTCGTCATTGTGGCGGTACGCTGAATGAAACTGAAATTCAGCGTAATGAGAAGAAACTGGCGAAAAATGGTGGTAAGCAAAATTATGCGGCTGCAACGTTAGATGAAACTCGCGAGCTGTTTGAATCGGGTTATGATATTGCTGACATCGCTACTGAGCGTGGCTTAACCCCGGCAACGATTATTAATCATCTGGGCCGACTGCAAAAAGAGCAAGGTTTAGATATCTCTGTGGCTCATCCAGGTGAAGAAGTCGTTGAGCAGGTACGTAAGATTTATAAACGCCTGACTAAGCGTCAAAATTCGGATCATTTCAATGATGATGGATCTATTAAACTGCGTCCGATTGTGGAATTGACCAGTCCACGTATGGGTTATGATCAGGTGCGTTTGGCTTTACTGTTTGTTGAATAA
- the hrpA gene encoding ATP-dependent RNA helicase HrpA: MARDLHRLNRLRKGKDANEKQYQELFEKSHLKVLERVERIPNIKLNQDLPVTQYADKLIEAIQKHQVIIVAGETGSGKTTQLPQIAMLAGRGLTGLIGHTQPRRLAARSVSQRIAEEVGEKLGESISFKVRFNEQGSQDSLVRLMTDGILLAELANDRFLTKYDTIIIDEAHERSLNIDFIMGYLKQLLPRRKDLKVIITSATLDVNRFSNYFNGAPIFEVEGRSYPVELRYRPISEMTIGGSDDDEFDDFEENLPRAVVAAVEECFQDAQDKGHPEHADILIFASTEQEIRELQETLIKHGPRHTEVLPLYARLALAEQQKIFNPSGGGRRIIIATNVAETALTVPNIRYVIDSGFARISRYNYRSRVQRLPIEAISQAAANQRKGRCGRIAPGVCIRLYSEEDFLSRPEFTEPEIKRTNLASVILQMQSLKLGSLEEFDFIEPPDHRLVNDGRKLLIELGAMTEKNPPKVADEKQSTTSSPFNKGGTQGGLTKIGYQMAKMPIDPRLARMILGGAHFGVLNEVLVIVAALAVQDPRERPADKQMQADQKHALFREADSDFLFYIKLWETLHNNRESMSENKRRTFARNHFLSWLRLREWKKTHEQLVDLAKGLNLSFNEKKASYENLHRALLTGLLSFIANKTDERNVFMAVRQQKARVFPASTLHKTNTPWVMAFEMVETSQVYLRTLAKIEPEWILLAARDLVKHHYFEPHWSKKAGVVNAYDQISLFGLIIEPKRQINYEKVDQEAAHEIFLRDALTTGYLGITPPFLKHNLLKLEEVERVEDKLRRRDLVVDEETIYQFYASKVPPEVASRRSFEDWRATVEPQDPRYLFIDDDALWLNDRPTTQQFPDYLRNGELRLAASYRFDPSHDEDGATVRIPLQALPQVDENLWSWGIPGWRQDLIEALLKALPKDKRRNLVPIPDTARKLMARIDATDLQKHIFSFLAFQLRGEQITEKDFSLERVEQYLLPLIKVIDEKGRVIEQGRDLEELKARCRTETHSPVKQLKGEHKTFPESFVFEASQKVTGVVVKQYQALVPTKDFAALEQKDESGVVIQTFNDQAEAIRQHRAGVIRLVHMQLGDLIRQLKKQISKPLALAYSPLGDKAKLEQMLVYATLQMAIKELPVNAQEFQKLLEDVKKSFLTHGQTALRDITDIYTQWQEIRRKLLVLDGSVFGKNIDDIEDQLDLMNLSDFVYSVPADVWIEFPRYLKALILRLDRLPNNLQRDDSAIDQIDPWMEKLFQFKNDARLKELYFMVEELRISLFSQPMKTKAPVSPNRLQKVWDRLGIS; encoded by the coding sequence ATGGCACGTGACCTTCATCGTTTAAATCGTTTACGTAAAGGTAAGGACGCCAATGAAAAACAATACCAAGAATTATTCGAAAAATCGCATTTAAAAGTTTTGGAACGTGTTGAACGCATTCCCAATATCAAGCTGAATCAGGATTTGCCGGTTACCCAATATGCCGATAAACTGATTGAAGCCATTCAAAAGCACCAGGTCATTATTGTTGCCGGTGAAACCGGTTCTGGTAAAACCACGCAGTTACCCCAAATTGCCATGCTGGCAGGACGAGGCCTGACTGGTCTGATTGGTCATACCCAGCCACGTCGTCTGGCGGCACGTAGCGTATCACAGCGTATTGCGGAAGAAGTGGGAGAAAAGCTCGGTGAGTCGATTTCCTTTAAAGTCCGTTTTAATGAGCAGGGTTCACAGGACTCTTTAGTTCGTTTGATGACAGACGGTATTCTGTTAGCAGAGCTGGCGAATGACCGCTTCCTGACCAAATATGACACCATCATTATCGATGAAGCGCATGAACGTTCATTAAACATCGACTTCATCATGGGTTATCTGAAGCAGTTGCTGCCACGTCGTAAAGACCTAAAAGTCATCATTACGTCGGCCACGCTGGATGTAAATCGCTTTAGTAATTATTTCAATGGCGCGCCAATCTTTGAAGTAGAAGGCCGTAGCTATCCGGTTGAATTGCGTTATCGCCCAATTTCAGAAATGACCATCGGTGGCAGTGATGACGATGAATTTGATGATTTCGAAGAAAACCTGCCCCGTGCAGTCGTAGCCGCTGTAGAAGAATGTTTTCAGGATGCACAAGATAAAGGTCATCCGGAACATGCAGATATCCTGATTTTTGCCAGTACTGAACAGGAAATTCGCGAGTTACAGGAAACCCTGATCAAGCATGGTCCAAGACATACAGAAGTTCTGCCTTTGTATGCACGTCTGGCTTTGGCTGAACAGCAAAAAATCTTTAATCCATCTGGTGGCGGGCGACGCATTATCATCGCGACCAACGTGGCAGAAACTGCGCTCACAGTTCCGAATATCCGTTATGTGATCGATAGCGGTTTTGCTCGTATTTCGCGCTATAACTATCGCTCACGTGTTCAGCGTCTACCGATTGAAGCGATTTCCCAAGCAGCAGCGAACCAGCGTAAAGGCCGTTGTGGTCGTATTGCACCGGGTGTGTGTATTCGCCTTTATTCCGAAGAAGACTTTTTAAGTCGTCCGGAATTTACTGAACCGGAAATCAAGCGTACCAACCTGGCATCGGTGATTCTGCAAATGCAGAGCCTGAAACTGGGTTCACTGGAAGAATTCGATTTTATTGAACCACCAGATCACCGTCTGGTGAATGATGGTCGCAAACTCTTAATTGAGCTTGGGGCGATGACGGAAAAGAATCCCCCTAAAGTTGCCGACGAAAAGCAGTCGACAACTTCTTCCCCCTTTAACAAAGGGGGAACACAAGGGGGATTAACCAAAATCGGCTATCAAATGGCGAAAATGCCGATTGATCCACGCTTGGCGCGAATGATTCTGGGTGGAGCACATTTCGGTGTTTTAAATGAAGTGCTGGTGATTGTTGCTGCGCTTGCCGTGCAAGATCCGCGTGAACGTCCCGCTGATAAGCAGATGCAGGCTGATCAAAAACATGCACTTTTCCGTGAAGCGGATTCCGATTTCCTGTTTTATATCAAACTGTGGGAAACCTTACATAATAACCGCGAAAGTATGAGCGAGAATAAACGCCGTACTTTTGCGCGTAATCATTTCCTCAGCTGGCTGCGTCTACGTGAATGGAAGAAAACCCATGAGCAATTGGTTGACCTCGCGAAGGGACTGAATCTGTCCTTTAATGAAAAGAAAGCCAGTTATGAAAATCTGCATCGTGCATTGTTAACTGGTTTGTTATCTTTCATTGCCAATAAGACCGATGAGCGTAACGTGTTTATGGCCGTGCGTCAGCAGAAGGCGCGTGTCTTCCCGGCATCTACTTTGCACAAGACCAATACCCCTTGGGTGATGGCTTTTGAAATGGTCGAAACCTCGCAGGTGTATTTGCGTACGCTTGCCAAGATTGAGCCGGAATGGATTTTGCTGGCTGCACGAGATCTGGTCAAACACCATTACTTTGAACCACATTGGTCGAAGAAAGCCGGTGTAGTGAATGCCTATGACCAGATTTCGCTCTTCGGTCTGATCATTGAACCGAAACGTCAAATTAATTATGAGAAAGTGGATCAGGAAGCTGCGCATGAAATCTTCCTGCGAGATGCACTGACCACAGGGTATTTGGGTATTACTCCGCCATTTTTAAAGCATAACCTGCTCAAACTTGAAGAAGTGGAACGGGTAGAAGACAAACTGCGCCGTCGCGATCTGGTGGTGGATGAAGAAACTATTTATCAGTTCTATGCCTCCAAAGTACCGCCAGAAGTGGCAAGTCGTCGTAGCTTTGAGGACTGGCGGGCTACGGTAGAACCGCAAGATCCCCGTTATCTGTTTATTGATGATGATGCCTTGTGGCTGAATGATCGTCCGACCACACAGCAATTCCCGGACTATCTGCGTAATGGTGAATTGCGTCTGGCGGCCAGCTATCGTTTTGATCCAAGCCATGATGAAGATGGGGCGACCGTTCGTATTCCGCTACAGGCCTTGCCGCAGGTAGATGAAAACCTCTGGTCTTGGGGAATTCCAGGCTGGCGTCAGGATCTCATTGAAGCCTTGTTAAAAGCTTTACCAAAAGACAAACGCCGTAATCTGGTACCGATTCCGGATACAGCACGTAAGCTGATGGCACGCATTGATGCGACCGATTTGCAAAAGCATATCTTTAGCTTCCTGGCATTCCAGTTGCGTGGTGAACAGATCACCGAGAAAGACTTTTCACTGGAACGTGTCGAGCAGTATCTATTGCCTTTAATCAAGGTGATCGATGAGAAAGGTCGTGTAATTGAACAGGGCCGTGATCTGGAAGAGTTAAAAGCCCGTTGTCGTACAGAAACGCATAGTCCAGTCAAACAGCTGAAAGGCGAACACAAAACCTTCCCGGAAAGCTTTGTCTTTGAAGCATCGCAAAAAGTGACAGGCGTGGTGGTGAAGCAGTATCAGGCACTGGTACCAACTAAAGACTTTGCTGCGCTAGAACAGAAAGATGAATCTGGTGTGGTCATTCAGACCTTTAATGACCAGGCTGAAGCGATTCGTCAGCACCGTGCCGGTGTCATTCGTCTGGTGCACATGCAGCTGGGTGATCTGATTCGTCAACTGAAAAAACAGATTTCCAAGCCATTGGCATTGGCATATTCCCCATTGGGTGATAAAGCCAAATTGGAACAAATGTTAGTTTATGCCACACTGCAGATGGCAATAAAAGAGCTTCCTGTCAATGCGCAAGAGTTCCAAAAGTTGTTGGAAGATGTAAAAAAATCTTTCTTAACGCATGGTCAAACTGCCTTGCGCGATATCACTGATATCTATACCCAGTGGCAGGAAATACGCCGGAAATTGTTGGTTTTAGACGGTTCTGTCTTTGGCAAGAACATTGATGACATTGAGGATCAGCTGGATTTGATGAATCTTTCTGACTTTGTTTATTCAGTGCCAGCGGATGTCTGGATTGAATTTCCACGTTATCTCAAAGCACTGATTTTGCGTCTTGACCGTTTGCCAAATAATTTACAAAGGGATGATTCTGCCATTGATCAAATTGACCCTTGGATGGAAAAATTGTTCCAGTTTAAAAATGACGCTCGCCTGAAAGAACTGTATTTCATGGTTGAGGAATTGCGGATCTCTTTATTTTCACAACCGATGAAAACTAAAGCACCAGTTTCTCCGAATCGCCTACAAAAAGTATGGGATCGTCTTGGAATCAGTTAA